The following DNA comes from Hordeum vulgare subsp. vulgare chromosome 3H, MorexV3_pseudomolecules_assembly, whole genome shotgun sequence.
CTGAACATTTATTAAAAGTAAAAAATAAACTTGAAAATAAAATGGAATAaattgaaacaaaataaaatggaaaGAAACAAGAAAattaacagaaaaaaggaaaaagcaaaaggaaaagtaaaaaagtaaaaatggaaaataaacaGATAAAAGTTAAGAGAGAAAACGGTTCAGGAACAAAACCAAAGAAAACCGGGGTGGGACTTcgagaaggttcccaaaaccgaaAACAGAAAGCCTCGCGTACTGGGCTGGCCCATTTCGAGTGTTGCCTGTGCGTTGTTTTGGGGCAACGATTTCCGCAACGTGAACGTTTGCAAAATATTGTTGGATCATTTACTGGCCTAGTTGAATCTATGCAGCCCATTATCTATCTTTTAGTGGATCAGGCTCAGCCCAATTTTTACAGCCCGAGGCTCGCGCTACAACAAGCCTCACTCTCGTCTGCTCCCTCTCCCACCAGTCCACCACTCCCAGCTACCCACCGAAACTCTAGGGTTTCCCAACCACCCCCGCAACCGCAAACCCCCACCCAGGAACAACTCGATCCGAAACCACCCcaccaccactcccgacgatgtcgaCAGCGGCGGCGCAGGGCGGCGAGAAGCCGGCGCTCAGGAAGCCTGTGTTCGTCAAGGTGGACCAGCTCAAGCCGGGCACCAACGGCCACACCCTCATCGTCAAGGTCGTGAGCGCCACCCCCGTCCCTGGCCGCGTGCGCACTGGTgcgcccgcctcctcctccgcccgcgcCCCCCGCATCGCGGAGTGCCTCGTGGGCGACGAGACTGGCTCCATCATCTTTACCGCCCGCAACGACCAAGGTGATTGGGTTGCCACTCCTTGGCCTTTGCATATGTTGTCTTTGGTAGATTTGTTAGTACCCGGTCTTCTTGCGCTACTCTGTTTGAATTCGTGGATAATAATCTACAATGGTTAGATGCTTCTAAATTTGTGTAGCTTTAATAGTGGCGACGCCAGTTACCTGCAAAAAAATGGAAATAGTGGCGACGATAGGATATGAGGTGTAAACCTTGTGGTTATCGCTTCGTTTTACAGTTTAGGCCAACATATGGCTATCTGGTAATCCTGATGGCTCTTATTATGTTTTTAGTAGTCGGactattgtactccctccgttcctaaataaaagtctttttagagattccactaagggactagatacgaagcaaaatgagtgaatctatactctaatgtatgtctatatacatcg
Coding sequences within:
- the LOC123443298 gene encoding uncharacterized protein At4g28440-like, whose product is MSTAAAQGGEKPALRKPVFVKVDQLKPGTNGHTLIVKVVSATPVPGRVRTGAPASSSARAPRIAECLVGDETGSIIFTARNDQVDLLKAGATAILRNAKIDMFKASMRLAVDKWGRVEATEPASFTVNEENNLSQVEYELVNVAE